A portion of the Segatella copri DSM 18205 genome contains these proteins:
- a CDS encoding zinc-dependent metalloproteinase lipoprotein: MRKILYFMIALTVLSFASCKDTEGSIGDPIISHGQDRDTDIITGDDYVYHLPVIFHVFYRDSTQYIEYTRLKEILSNVNELYQGDVYNYQMDTIPSENLHILFELAEKNESGKRLSTPGVEYIKVPESEFDCESFMKDKKNAKYCWDQNNYINVMVYAFKKTDENSTTLGISHLPYQVGGYPQIDGLGDGKNYPLSKLGKPYCVSLNSIYVGREYEGTRYTTDKNHKGYTYNTADPNATLAHELGHYLGLFHCFSEKTTKESSEAADDDDDSDYCDDTPSYNRIAYGKWLTEYVSKAQAIKKDTTLSMRELAKRTNSKDEEWQSDNLMDYSICYSMRFTPEQANRIRQVLYYSPLIPGPKKIRPRTRAWDEMPETEDDLPIRYAKEKAVSIKDIRILKAEK; encoded by the coding sequence ATGAGAAAAATTCTTTATTTCATGATCGCCCTCACCGTCCTCAGCTTTGCATCATGCAAGGATACCGAAGGCTCTATCGGCGACCCTATCATATCCCACGGACAAGACCGTGACACAGATATCATTACAGGCGATGATTATGTTTATCATCTGCCTGTCATCTTTCATGTCTTCTACAGGGACTCCACGCAATACATTGAATATACCCGCCTCAAGGAGATTCTCTCCAATGTGAACGAACTTTATCAGGGTGATGTCTACAACTATCAGATGGATACCATCCCGAGCGAGAACCTGCATATCCTGTTCGAACTGGCTGAGAAGAATGAGAGCGGCAAGAGACTCAGTACACCGGGTGTAGAATATATCAAGGTTCCAGAATCGGAGTTCGACTGCGAGAGCTTCATGAAGGACAAAAAGAATGCTAAGTACTGCTGGGACCAGAACAACTACATCAATGTGATGGTATATGCCTTCAAGAAGACCGATGAAAACAGCACCACGCTGGGCATCAGTCATCTGCCTTATCAGGTAGGCGGCTATCCGCAGATAGATGGTTTGGGCGATGGCAAGAATTATCCGCTGAGTAAGCTAGGGAAACCTTATTGCGTTTCGCTTAACTCAATCTATGTGGGAAGGGAGTATGAAGGGACCCGGTATACTACAGATAAGAATCATAAAGGATATACCTACAATACAGCCGACCCGAATGCTACGCTGGCCCACGAACTGGGTCATTATCTGGGTCTCTTCCACTGCTTCTCGGAAAAGACTACAAAAGAAAGTTCAGAGGCTGCCGATGATGATGACGACTCAGACTATTGCGATGATACGCCGAGCTACAACCGAATAGCATACGGCAAATGGCTGACAGAATATGTCAGCAAGGCACAAGCCATCAAGAAGGATACCACGCTCAGCATGCGAGAGCTTGCCAAACGCACCAACAGCAAGGATGAGGAATGGCAGTCAGACAATCTGATGGACTACAGCATCTGTTACAGCATGCGATTCACCCCAGAACAGGCAAACCGCATCCGTCAGGTTCTGTATTATTCGCCCCTGATACCGGGTCCGAAGAAGATTCGTCCGAGAACCCGTGCATGGGATGAGATGCCGGAAACAGAAGATGACCTCCCAATCCGATATGCCAAGGAAAAGGCTGTCAGCATCAAGGACATCCGGATACTGAAGGCTGAGAAATAG
- a CDS encoding toxin-antitoxin system YwqK family antitoxin yields the protein MKRMILFSLMALMTIAAFGRKHVENATVVADTIFYAENMSNVASADQASYYRLLMTTGSGLNKKDVFQDFYMNGNLRAEGGYSFIDLGNDRNTIFDGEVTTYYKNGKEKWHGNYVNGKREGYFTLQLREGGVAVVQFKNGKSVHDYFMVTYKDGSSEKRNLSELKQFM from the coding sequence ATGAAACGAATGATATTATTCTCATTGATGGCTTTGATGACCATAGCAGCTTTCGGTCGTAAGCACGTAGAGAATGCAACAGTTGTAGCTGACACTATTTTCTATGCAGAAAATATGAGCAATGTAGCCAGTGCAGATCAGGCTAGTTATTACAGACTGCTGATGACTACTGGTTCTGGCCTTAACAAGAAGGACGTTTTCCAGGACTTCTATATGAACGGTAATCTCCGTGCTGAAGGTGGTTATAGTTTTATCGACCTCGGCAACGATCGCAATACTATCTTTGATGGTGAGGTTACTACCTATTATAAGAATGGTAAGGAGAAGTGGCATGGCAACTATGTCAATGGTAAGCGCGAAGGCTACTTCACCCTCCAGCTCCGTGAAGGCGGTGTAGCTGTCGTTCAGTTCAAGAATGGCAAGTCTGTTCACGATTACTTCATGGTAACTTACAAGGACGGTTCTTCTGAGAAGAGAAATCTCTCTGAGTTGAAGCAGTTCATGTAA
- a CDS encoding SPOR domain-containing protein: MKQFVTLLIMILCSTFTANAQNYLDHLKKKEPGKGVVTVNQSKAIDELVNGKQVIPQDDKTKTTPQKKEKEPETQHKQEPDSLKKTEPQHHEANRENAHVNNAQKAENKKEETETPVVDMRKKVMRKSYKVTGYRVQAFAGGNSRNDRLKAEQTGNQLKVHFPEQPVYVHFYSPRWICRMGNFRSLAEAQKMLAKVRSLGYRQACLVKGQITVQY, encoded by the coding sequence ATGAAACAATTCGTCACATTATTGATTATGATCCTCTGCTCAACATTCACAGCTAATGCGCAGAACTACCTGGACCATCTCAAAAAGAAGGAACCGGGAAAGGGTGTTGTAACCGTGAACCAAAGTAAGGCGATTGATGAACTGGTAAACGGCAAACAAGTGATTCCACAAGACGACAAGACTAAGACTACCCCACAGAAAAAAGAAAAAGAGCCTGAAACTCAGCACAAGCAGGAGCCTGATTCCCTGAAGAAGACTGAGCCACAGCATCATGAGGCAAACCGAGAGAATGCCCATGTGAACAATGCCCAAAAGGCAGAGAACAAAAAAGAAGAAACAGAGACACCTGTAGTGGATATGCGCAAGAAAGTGATGCGCAAGAGCTATAAGGTTACAGGATATAGAGTACAGGCTTTTGCAGGCGGCAATTCGCGTAACGACCGCCTGAAAGCAGAACAGACTGGCAATCAGCTGAAAGTTCATTTCCCTGAGCAGCCGGTTTATGTTCATTTCTACTCTCCAAGATGGATTTGCCGAATGGGCAACTTCCGCAGTTTAGCTGAAGCCCAGAAGATGCTTGCCAAGGTTCGTTCCCTGGGATACAGACAGGCATGCCTTGTAAAGGGACAGATTACGGTACAGTACTAG
- a CDS encoding tetratricopeptide repeat protein → MLKHFPFRNFLPAMVILAFAVTIAGCSTQKNTAKSRWWHAFNARYNTYYNGTVAYIEGSLEKENGNKDNYSEMIPYYTVGNKNSRELGKSNYDRAIEKCEKAIHQHSIKRRPVWDKKRRKTAKDLEWLQRREYNPFLWKAWMLMGRSQFFEGDFQSAAATFAYMSRLYATQPGIYGKARAWLAKSYLESGWIYDAEDVIRNIERDSIHWRAQKEWDKTYALYYLKTGRYQEAVPYLRKAIGYEMRRKQKARLWYLMGQVEALQGHAQNAYRAFKHVIRLNPPYELEFNARISMTEVLATNNSRKMVSKLKRMAASDKNQEYLDQVYYAIGNIHLNQGDTLQAIAAYEKGAAKSSRNGVEKGVLLLHLGNVYWQCHRYGDAKRCYDAAIGLLDQDRKDYKQLSDRSKVLDELVPYTDAIHLQDSLQSLARMSETERNVAIDKVIDALKKQEKEEKRRLADQELAEQQGNSDFGRNNGNGYNSRNNRNQGNSNASSGFGNGAMGNGGFGNANTWYFYSQSAVAQGKQQFERLWGKRKNIDNWQRSNQTVVADTKGVEEMTDEQRDSLLNEAQKKALEKEKEKNLSAEEDPHQRAYYLAQIPLTEEKMAESNQILDDGLLHAGIILKDKLNDLDESERMLQRLVKKNAAYEHLDDAYYHLYLLYNIRKQPAIASRYLDLLKANYPESQWTALLTSPYYEEDAKMGIHLEDSLYAATYDAFKANLYNKVVHNRAISDKRYPEGANRDKFLFIGGLTQLHEGNIQACLDDMQQVVEKYPNSRLSEMAGMILNGVKAGRQLKGGTFDLSNVWSRRNAVLNDDVKSKAKVFSIERNEPFVFMLAYVPDSVNENQLLFEMAKYNFTSYLVRNFDLVIDEQNGLHRMQVKGFRNYDEARQYANDIYQHQAITQLLSKGARGIVISEPNLLLLGTSLSYDDYTLFYTQHLAPLKISKDPLLEEPEEIIQQKKTDDSEENEEENGTTGEIETGTTGTFDNGTTGTLSNETTGTQGTDADIKEEKAPKTTYDNDDSLDLDSEEYDLDGF, encoded by the coding sequence ATGTTGAAGCATTTCCCATTCAGAAACTTCTTGCCAGCTATGGTTATCCTTGCCTTTGCAGTGACCATAGCAGGATGTTCTACGCAGAAGAATACGGCGAAGAGCAGATGGTGGCATGCCTTCAACGCCCGATACAACACCTATTATAATGGGACCGTAGCCTATATTGAAGGCTCGCTCGAAAAGGAAAACGGAAATAAGGACAATTACTCTGAAATGATTCCTTATTATACGGTTGGCAACAAGAACAGCCGCGAACTGGGCAAGTCGAACTACGACCGCGCCATCGAGAAATGCGAGAAAGCCATTCACCAGCATAGCATCAAGCGCCGCCCGGTATGGGACAAGAAACGCCGCAAGACAGCCAAAGACCTGGAATGGCTGCAACGCCGTGAATATAATCCGTTCCTCTGGAAGGCATGGATGCTGATGGGGCGTTCCCAATTTTTTGAAGGCGATTTCCAGTCGGCAGCAGCTACATTCGCCTATATGAGCCGCCTCTACGCTACCCAACCCGGCATTTACGGCAAGGCACGTGCCTGGCTCGCCAAGAGTTATCTCGAATCGGGATGGATATACGATGCCGAAGATGTAATCCGTAATATCGAGCGCGATTCCATCCACTGGCGTGCCCAGAAGGAATGGGACAAGACCTATGCCCTCTACTATCTGAAGACCGGACGCTATCAGGAGGCCGTTCCGTATCTCCGCAAAGCCATCGGCTATGAGATGCGACGCAAGCAGAAAGCCCGCCTCTGGTATCTGATGGGACAGGTAGAAGCACTACAGGGACATGCCCAGAATGCCTACCGTGCCTTCAAGCATGTCATCCGTCTCAATCCGCCTTACGAACTGGAGTTCAATGCCCGCATCTCCATGACCGAGGTACTGGCAACCAACAACTCCCGGAAGATGGTATCTAAATTGAAGCGAATGGCAGCGAGCGACAAGAACCAGGAATATCTCGACCAGGTTTATTATGCCATCGGCAACATACATCTCAACCAGGGCGATACCCTTCAGGCTATTGCTGCATACGAAAAGGGTGCCGCGAAATCAAGCCGAAACGGAGTAGAGAAAGGTGTATTGCTGCTGCATCTGGGCAATGTATACTGGCAATGCCACCGTTATGGCGATGCCAAGCGATGCTATGATGCTGCCATCGGACTCCTAGACCAGGACCGCAAAGACTACAAACAGCTCTCCGACCGTTCGAAGGTTCTCGATGAACTGGTGCCTTATACCGACGCCATCCATCTGCAGGACTCCCTGCAATCACTCGCCCGCATGAGCGAAACAGAACGGAATGTCGCCATTGACAAGGTGATAGATGCCCTGAAAAAGCAGGAAAAAGAAGAAAAGAGAAGACTTGCCGACCAGGAATTGGCAGAACAGCAGGGCAACTCTGACTTCGGAAGAAACAACGGCAATGGTTATAACAGCAGAAATAACAGGAATCAGGGAAACAGCAATGCCTCATCCGGCTTCGGAAACGGAGCCATGGGCAACGGCGGTTTCGGCAACGCCAATACCTGGTATTTCTACTCCCAATCTGCCGTAGCCCAAGGCAAACAGCAGTTTGAACGCCTCTGGGGCAAACGAAAGAACATAGACAACTGGCAGCGGAGTAACCAGACCGTAGTAGCCGATACCAAAGGTGTAGAAGAAATGACTGATGAACAGCGCGATTCACTCCTCAACGAGGCACAGAAGAAAGCCCTTGAGAAGGAGAAAGAGAAGAACCTGAGTGCAGAAGAAGATCCGCATCAGCGCGCCTACTATCTCGCTCAGATTCCGCTCACCGAAGAGAAGATGGCAGAAAGCAATCAGATTCTGGACGACGGACTGCTGCATGCCGGCATCATCCTGAAAGACAAACTCAATGATCTGGACGAAAGCGAACGCATGCTGCAGCGACTGGTGAAGAAGAACGCAGCATACGAACATCTCGATGATGCCTACTATCACCTCTACCTGCTCTACAACATCAGGAAGCAGCCAGCCATCGCCAGCCGCTATCTCGACCTGTTGAAAGCGAATTATCCGGAGAGCCAATGGACCGCCCTGCTCACCTCTCCTTATTATGAGGAAGATGCGAAGATGGGCATTCATCTCGAAGATTCGCTCTATGCTGCCACCTACGATGCCTTCAAGGCTAACCTATATAATAAGGTGGTACACAACAGGGCTATCTCTGACAAGCGCTATCCTGAAGGAGCCAACCGCGACAAGTTCCTCTTTATCGGCGGACTCACCCAGCTCCACGAGGGTAATATCCAGGCTTGTCTCGATGATATGCAGCAGGTGGTAGAGAAATATCCGAACAGCCGACTCAGCGAAATGGCAGGAATGATTCTCAACGGAGTGAAAGCCGGCAGACAGCTCAAGGGCGGCACATTCGATCTGAGCAATGTATGGTCGCGCCGCAACGCCGTACTCAATGATGACGTCAAATCCAAAGCAAAGGTATTCAGCATTGAGCGCAACGAGCCGTTCGTCTTCATGCTCGCCTACGTTCCCGATTCTGTAAACGAGAACCAGTTGCTCTTCGAGATGGCGAAATATAATTTCACCTCCTATCTCGTTCGCAATTTCGACCTCGTCATTGACGAGCAGAATGGTCTGCACCGCATGCAGGTAAAGGGCTTCCGCAATTACGATGAAGCACGCCAGTATGCCAACGACATCTACCAGCATCAGGCCATCACCCAGCTCCTCTCAAAGGGAGCCCGAGGCATCGTTATCAGCGAACCAAACCTCCTGCTACTGGGCACCAGTCTGAGCTACGACGATTATACCCTCTTCTATACCCAGCATCTGGCACCGCTGAAAATCAGCAAGGACCCACTGCTTGAAGAACCGGAGGAAATCATCCAGCAGAAAAAGACGGATGATTCAGAAGAAAATGAAGAAGAAAACGGAACTACCGGTGAAATAGAAACCGGAACTACCGGAACATTCGATAATGGTACAACCGGAACTCTCAGCAACGAAACTACCGGAACCCAGGGAACCGATGCGGATATAAAGGAAGAAAAAGCGCCAAAGACAACTTACGACAACGACGACAGTCTGGATTTGGACAGCGAAGAATATGATTTAGATGGATTTTAG
- a CDS encoding 3-phosphoshikimate 1-carboxyvinyltransferase translates to MKYTIKAPRQLNASINLPASKSISNRALVINAMAGCKLQPRNLSDCDDTEVIIAALRDMPDVINIKAAGTAMRFMTAYLSATPGEHTITGTERMQNRPIAILVDALRYLGADIQYEKKEGYPPLHIVGKPLEGGHLEVVGNISSQYISALLMIGPILKNGLELKLTGEIASRPYIDLTLWTMQNFGASAEWTDVDTITVKPQPYSCVADYTIENDWSASSYWYEMMALNGNPDSEVRLEGLFDSSKQGDSVVKYIFSLLGVKSEFENRDVLSPVKLKVQRCLLPRFDYDFSGSPDLAQTIVVACCALGVKFKFTGLASLKIKETDRIEALKKELKKVGYVIYDENDNTLIWDGETCEPSFEPIDTYEDHRMALAFAPLAFKFPQIEINNPEVVSKSYPHYWEDLKKVGFEIVES, encoded by the coding sequence ATGAAATATACAATCAAGGCTCCACGCCAACTCAATGCAAGTATCAACTTGCCAGCTTCCAAGAGTATCAGCAACCGTGCATTGGTAATCAATGCCATGGCGGGATGCAAGTTGCAGCCCCGCAACCTGAGCGATTGCGATGATACAGAAGTCATCATTGCGGCACTGCGCGATATGCCTGATGTCATCAACATCAAGGCTGCCGGTACCGCCATGCGCTTTATGACCGCCTATCTTTCTGCTACACCGGGCGAGCATACCATCACAGGTACCGAGCGCATGCAGAACCGCCCTATTGCTATTCTGGTAGATGCCCTGCGCTACCTCGGAGCTGATATACAGTATGAAAAGAAAGAGGGCTATCCTCCACTCCACATCGTTGGTAAGCCACTGGAAGGCGGACATCTCGAAGTGGTGGGAAACATCAGTTCGCAGTATATCTCGGCACTGCTGATGATTGGTCCTATCCTGAAAAACGGTCTGGAACTGAAACTGACGGGCGAGATAGCATCACGTCCTTACATCGACCTCACGCTGTGGACGATGCAGAACTTCGGAGCCAGCGCAGAATGGACCGATGTGGATACCATCACCGTAAAGCCACAACCTTACAGCTGCGTAGCCGACTACACCATCGAGAATGACTGGAGCGCTTCTTCTTACTGGTATGAAATGATGGCGCTGAACGGAAACCCTGATTCTGAGGTAAGACTCGAAGGCTTGTTCGACAGTTCCAAGCAGGGCGATTCTGTCGTAAAATACATCTTCAGTCTGCTGGGCGTGAAATCAGAATTTGAGAACCGAGATGTTCTTTCTCCTGTCAAGTTGAAAGTCCAGCGCTGTCTCTTGCCTCGTTTTGACTACGATTTCAGCGGTTCTCCAGACCTAGCACAGACCATCGTTGTAGCCTGCTGTGCCCTGGGCGTAAAGTTTAAGTTCACCGGCCTTGCCAGTCTCAAGATCAAGGAGACCGACCGCATCGAGGCATTGAAGAAGGAGCTGAAGAAGGTAGGTTACGTGATTTATGACGAGAACGATAACACGCTGATTTGGGATGGCGAGACCTGCGAGCCTAGTTTCGAGCCTATCGACACCTACGAGGACCATCGCATGGCACTTGCCTTCGCCCCACTTGCCTTCAAGTTCCCTCAGATTGAAATCAACAATCCTGAGGTGGTAAGCAAATCCTATCCTCATTATTGGGAAGACCTGAAGAAAGTGGGATTTGAAATAGTTGAAAGTTAA
- the folE gene encoding GTP cyclohydrolase I FolE: MNPETEFREGLDELAEHYTEVLKLLGEDPEREGLVKTPMRVAKAMQILTRGYTQDAHKVLTDALFEEKYNQMVIVKDIDFFSMCEHHMLPFYGKVHVAYIPNGKITGLSKIARVVDIYSHRLQVQERLTQQIKDCIQETLNPQGVMVVIEAKHMCMQMRGVEKQNSITTTSDYSGVFNSLNTRQEFMSLLRGESKRI; this comes from the coding sequence ATGAATCCAGAAACAGAATTTCGCGAGGGATTGGACGAACTCGCAGAACACTATACTGAAGTATTAAAGCTCTTGGGAGAAGACCCTGAACGTGAAGGACTTGTAAAAACACCGATGCGAGTAGCCAAGGCTATGCAGATACTGACCCGTGGCTATACACAGGATGCACACAAGGTATTGACCGATGCCCTCTTTGAAGAGAAATACAACCAGATGGTCATCGTGAAAGATATTGATTTCTTCTCGATGTGCGAGCACCACATGCTTCCTTTCTATGGCAAGGTGCATGTAGCCTATATCCCGAACGGCAAGATTACAGGTCTGAGCAAGATTGCCCGTGTGGTTGATATCTACAGCCACCGTCTCCAGGTACAGGAGCGTCTTACCCAGCAGATTAAAGACTGTATTCAGGAAACATTGAATCCGCAGGGCGTGATGGTAGTGATAGAAGCCAAGCACATGTGCATGCAGATGCGAGGTGTAGAGAAACAGAATTCCATTACCACCACCAGCGACTACAGCGGAGTCTTCAATTCACTGAACACCCGCCAGGAGTTTATGAGTCTGCTGAGAGGAGAAAGTAAAAGAATCTAA
- a CDS encoding metal ABC transporter permease, whose protein sequence is MDILQYTFFQNALIGALLASILCGFVGTYIVTRRLVFISGGITHASFGGIGIGVFAGINPILSAMVFAILSAFGVQWVSRKKDVRKDSAIAMFWTLGMSVGIICCFLTPGFMPDLPSFLFGSILAIDSTDLWLLAGLTLFVALLFTFLLRPIQTIAFDSTFAKSQHLPVTAIEYMMMTLIAMTIVATIKMVGIVLAISLLTIPQMTANLFTYSYKRMIGASIVIGCIDCIVGLYASYLLYVPSGATIIFVSIILFAAARILAARKH, encoded by the coding sequence ATGGATATACTGCAATATACATTTTTTCAGAACGCGCTGATTGGCGCCCTACTGGCAAGCATCCTGTGTGGCTTTGTAGGCACCTACATCGTCACCCGCCGGCTGGTCTTCATCAGCGGTGGCATTACGCATGCCTCTTTTGGCGGCATCGGTATCGGCGTATTTGCAGGCATCAACCCCATACTCTCTGCCATGGTATTCGCCATTTTGAGTGCCTTCGGCGTGCAATGGGTATCACGGAAGAAAGATGTGCGCAAAGACTCAGCCATCGCCATGTTCTGGACCCTTGGCATGAGCGTGGGCATCATCTGCTGCTTCCTTACTCCGGGATTCATGCCCGACCTGCCCTCTTTCCTCTTCGGAAGTATACTTGCCATCGACAGCACAGACCTCTGGCTTCTGGCAGGTCTTACCCTGTTTGTAGCATTGCTGTTCACCTTTCTGCTGCGTCCTATCCAGACCATCGCATTCGACAGCACCTTTGCCAAATCGCAACATCTGCCGGTTACTGCGATAGAATATATGATGATGACGCTCATCGCCATGACCATCGTGGCAACCATCAAGATGGTGGGCATCGTACTTGCCATCAGTCTGCTCACCATACCACAGATGACTGCCAACCTCTTCACCTACAGCTACAAACGCATGATAGGAGCCAGCATCGTGATAGGCTGCATCGACTGCATCGTAGGCCTCTATGCCAGTTATCTGCTCTATGTGCCATCAGGTGCAACCATCATCTTCGTCAGCATCATCCTGTTTGCAGCAGCAAGGATACTGGCAGCCAGAAAGCACTAA
- a CDS encoding exodeoxyribonuclease III, with translation MKFISWNVNGLRACVGKDFENQFKELDADFFCLQETKMQEGQLDLQFEGYESYWNYAEKKGYSGTAIYTKHKPLNVSYGMGVEEHDHEGRIITLEYDQFYLVTCYTPNSQTELKRLDYRMTWEDDFRKFLKSLDAKKPVIICGDLNVAHEEIDIKNPKTNRRNAGFTDEEREKMTVLLNDGFTDSFRYLHPDEVTYSWWSYRFKAREKNAGWRIDYFLVSDRIKEQITEAKIHTEIMGSDHCPVEVDLTF, from the coding sequence ATGAAGTTTATATCTTGGAATGTAAATGGCCTGCGCGCTTGCGTGGGCAAGGACTTCGAGAACCAGTTTAAGGAACTCGATGCCGACTTCTTCTGCCTGCAGGAAACAAAGATGCAGGAGGGACAGCTAGACCTTCAGTTTGAGGGCTACGAGAGTTATTGGAACTACGCTGAGAAAAAAGGATACTCCGGTACAGCTATCTATACCAAGCACAAGCCATTGAACGTAAGTTATGGTATGGGCGTAGAGGAACATGATCATGAAGGCAGAATCATCACGCTGGAATATGACCAGTTCTATCTCGTTACCTGCTACACCCCAAATTCGCAGACAGAGCTCAAGCGCCTGGATTATCGCATGACTTGGGAAGACGATTTCCGAAAGTTCCTGAAATCTCTTGACGCCAAGAAACCTGTTATCATCTGCGGCGATCTGAATGTAGCACATGAAGAGATAGATATCAAGAATCCGAAGACCAACCGCCGTAATGCCGGTTTCACCGATGAAGAGCGCGAAAAGATGACCGTTCTTCTGAATGATGGTTTCACCGACAGCTTCCGTTATCTCCATCCTGATGAGGTAACCTATTCGTGGTGGTCATACCGTTTCAAGGCGCGCGAGAAGAATGCCGGTTGGCGTATTGACTACTTCCTTGTCTCCGACCGTATCAAGGAACAGATTACAGAAGCTAAGATCCATACAGAAATCATGGGCAGCGACCATTGTCCGGTAGAAGTAGATTTAACGTTCTAA